From the Hemicordylus capensis ecotype Gifberg chromosome 1, rHemCap1.1.pri, whole genome shotgun sequence genome, the window CCTGTTTAAAATTCTGCTTAACTTGCCTTTTTGTTGACATTACTGTTTTTCAATATCTGTTGGTTGCAACTCCTTCAAAATGTGGCTCAAGTTGGAAAAGCCTATGCATTATTTCATTCCACTTTCTTCCCTGTTTTAAGGGAAGCAGCAGAAAAGATGCTGCAAAGTCATCTCTAGGTATTGTTATGTTACTAATGTCAGTTCATAGTACTCTCTCTTTCGCCCACACACCCCTTGACACATTCTTTCATGTTGGTGTGGGCAGGTTATTTCTCAAACATGAAAATCTTAGACCAAGAAATGGACTGCAGAACATGAAAACAATGATTTGAAACACATTTGGTAGTAATTTTTTGAAAATGTATTAGTGGCCTCCAccatatcctgctctttcttgaTAACAGATGGGAGTTCAAATGCAATGTTTGCATATTTTTGTAGACTAGCCTGAGACTGTTGTGTACCCAACCCCATTCTCTGCCCTTTTCTTATGCTGGCACAACAGGATTGTTTGTATATTGCACTAGCTACTTCATCTCTGCATGGCCCTGAGAGCTCTGTGCCTCTCCATTTAGGGATTTGGAAGTGGCTGCAGTCACTCCTTGCCTTAATTCTCTCATTCTTCTAGTACATAATGTTTTCAGAAGTGGCATTGTGTTCTGCCAGCCTCTATATAGGAGTCCTTCTGCATCCAGTAGCCCAGAAAGCCAGtctgttaattattttttttaactatgTTTAATGCCATCACATAGTGTTTGCTTTTTTATTAGCAAGTTGTGTGGAACTGTGTGCTGTTGCTCAGTTGGATTGACAACAGGATTGCAACTTGCactcctgtgcatgcttactcagaagcaagtgccACTGTGTCCAGTGGCCATAAGATTGCATAGTCTTAATCTGCAGAGTTGAGTGAGAGCAAAGAAGCAGGCTTTTCCCCTCTAGTGGTACACATAACGAGTGTACATGTTCCTTGATTCTTGCCCTATAACCTCTGAAGTATCTGTTCTCCATTTTCCCGCTTGCCAGCCAGTTTTCATAATCTTGGCTGGCAGTGGTTATATTGAACACTTTTGAGTGACCAGCATACAGGGACTATATATGCCTTGTGggtatttgtttctttttttcttattgTTGGCTCCCTAAAAGTCAAAGCAATAACTAGATGAAATGTGACTGACAGTATTGTGTTGGattttatgttcttaatttgaAATGCTACAGAGAAATCCAGGGTGAACAAGTTGCTTGGGAAACCTGTAGAAAACAGGTACAAACTGTTAAATTGTTGATGGTAACATGCATCTGTTAATGCTGCCTATTTCTTACTggtgaaaataaaaacaaacctagCAAGTTCTGGGACTGCCTCCCTGTTGCTTATGTGAAAGCTGCTACTTTGTGGTGAATTCACTACAGTATATAGTAAATCAGCTCTTTGCTACTGTGGTGTTCAGACTGTTTCTAGGTTTATTCTCAGTCTGGCATCAATACTGTAGAGACATAATACTGTAAAGACATAAATGCCTTTCTTCTTTCAGATCAATTCACTTCACCATCTTATGACAACCACCCTGGGGCCGTAAGAAAATAATCCATATTTCAAGATCTCTTGCTTTCCTGACATAACTCCCTTGGGAACAGAAGTAAGTAGCTTCATTCAAATAATGTTTGAGTTAGCTTCTTAAACTCTTGTATCTTTCTTTTTCACTTCCTTGTACGTGACTTAAGATTGAATTCATAAACCTTTTCATATGTCCCTCCCCAGTTCATTGCACTGAAAATAATCTTAGTGGTATAACTGAACATCAAGCAAGATGAACAACTTTAGCGGTGGAGAATTCAACTTTACTTTTCTTGatgaaggctttactgcaaaagaCATTCTAgaccagaaaataaatgaagtTTCTTCCTCTGTGAGTCTGCTAAGTTAAACATTCACTCCCCCGCAAGATATAGTTGTAATGTATAATAGCGGACAACTGCACATTTGCCTGACAGATGTCTTTTTTTTGTCCCCAGGATGATAAAGATGCATTCTATGTTGCTGACCTTGGGGATATTCTCAAGAAGCACTTGCGATGGCGCAAAGCGCTCCCTCGGGTCTCTCCTTTCTATGCTGTAAAATGCAATGACAGCATAGCCATAGTGAAGACTCTTGCTGCTCTTGGGGCAGGATTTGATTGTGCCAGTAAAGTAAGTGGCAGCCTTTGAATGCTTTGGTGAAATATCTGTATATGAAGTTAAAATGGTCTGCTCTTGATCCTGATTGGCTAATTCTGGAAAAGGTGTGGGCAATGAATAGCATTTAAACCAATAAATTGTTCTCTTTCAGACTGAAATACAGCTGGTCCAGAGTATTGGTGTGCCTCCAGAGCGTATAATATATGCAAATCCATGCAAACAAGTATCTCAAATTAAGCATGCTGCAAATAATGGTGTGCAGATGATGACTTTTGATAGTGAAGTTGAGCTGACGAAAGTTGCAAgagcccatccaaaagcaaagtaAGTAGTAAAATTGCTACTTTTCATATGTACTGGCTTCCTGGAAGCAGCATTAgagtttaaataaacaaatgtgtctGAAAATACAAGTGGGTATGCCTAAGCTTGAGACTGTTCTCAAGATGGCTTTCTGTTTCCTAGGTTGGTCTTACGCATTGCAACAGACGACTCAAAAGCAGTTTGTCGCCTGAGTGTTAAATTTGGAGCCACAGTCAGAACCAGTAGGTTGCTGCTTGAGCGGGCAAAAGAACTTCATATTGACATTATTGGAGTCAGGTAAGTAGCTAAGTTATTTGTCAACAAGCTTGCTAcctattaatttaatttaaaaaacaaactaggtAAAACTCCCACTAAATGAaaccaatctttttttttttagtttccaCGTTGGAAGTGGCTGTACAGATCCAGATACCTTTGTGCAAGCTATTTATGATGCCCGTTGTGTCTTTGATATGGGAGTAAGTAATCCTGAAGCTTATTTTATATAGCACTAATTCATCCTCGCATTACAATGTTGCTAGAATGCAGTCAGTGAAATCTCAGTTCTGCAGTACAAAATGCTATTAATGTGTAGGTGAAGAGATTAGGCTAGTCTGCTAACTCAGATTTAGCCAATGCTAATCCAGATCATGGCCtattcaatttttaaaacatatctcactcttcctctgaggagtccagaacagtgtacatggtttatataatatcacaacaaccctctgaggtaggttaggctgagagacaagtgactggttTAGAGTTGcccagcttcatggctgaatagagatttgaactttggtttctctggttcaaatcaaacacTCTTTCCATTAAAGCATGCTGGATCGCATACTGTTCATAAGAATGCCATGCCTTTTTCTGCTTCACAAGTCCTTTTAGCATCCTCTATCTATTGCTGCCTACAGATAGTAAAACTGACATATGTTACCAGCGCAAGCATTAGTTAACTTTAATTTTCACATTTTAGGCTGAGTTTGGTTTTAATATGTACCTGCTTGATATTGGTGGTGGCTTCCCTGGCTCTGAAGACGTGAAACTTAAATTTGAAGAGGTATGAACATAACATCTGCATATTAAACTTGTTCATGATCCTTTCAGTTCTGATGGACACCTATAGATGTTCGTAGTTTAATAACACAAATCAGTTCTATTGAATTTTTGAATGtataaatggcttttaaaaagcaacacctTCAGTCTCATAAGGGGAAACATGCCATGTGGGCATGTTTGAAATGAGAagttatattgtatttatttggttggttgattgatttctataccgcccttccaaaaatggctcagggtggtttacacagaaaaataataaataaataagatggatataaGATATGTACTGTAGCTGTAGTTTACAGTTAGCAGTAAACAGCCAACAGCCAGAGGTTGTTGGCAATAAATGGCAAAATGGACACACGTTCTGTGTCATGACAGAAATTTGCTTGCTATATTGTATAGTCTCTGGCTTCTATACTGCTGAAGTGGCAGTGCAACCAGCATGTAGTGTATTCAACTTGCGGGGGAAATCTTGAACTGGTTATGAGCCAAACCTGTAAGCCTGGGTTTCTtgtctgttttgcttttttgtaCAAAATATCAAATTGACAGTTGCTATAAAAGTAATACAGCTGTTTTTAGTAGATAAGTTGTCCTTTGTGCAACAGAATAACACTAGTTGTAGCAGGCATTGTTGGGTAAATTCCTCTCTCACACCTAGGTTAACTTGAAAAATTCAGTATGGGAAAATTTACGTAGGTGACACTGATACAAACTAAAGGCAAAACTTGGGCTCTGAACTTCTAGATCTGGAAAGACTTATTTGGGAAGTCAAACTGATGTGTGTCTAAATCAGAGGATGCATTAAATAAATTCAGGACTGCAGAATTTTGGCCcatctagctgttgttggactcctggcatgcccagccacagtggccagtagtcaaggatgatggtagtccatctgcaggagggctgaagtttctAAGTTGACCATCTTAACAGTGGAATTTCTCCCTGCTTTCCAAAAGCACTGACTTGGGAAGTTACGAAGATGGCATCAGTGAAAGCTGGCATGCCTTTTCCAAGCATTCAGCTTTCTAACCCATCAAACATCCTGTAGTGGTGACTTCCTGCCCACAAACTGGTAGTCACTGGGGATGCAAAAATAATATAGGTCTTGCTCTTGGAGAAACATTAGGTAAAGACACTTTTATTCATGATGGAATATTTCTGTAAACTTTGCCTAAAAGTGAATTGTGTCGACACTAATTGTTCTTACTTTTAGATAACAAATGTAATCAACCCTGCATTGGACAGATATTTTCCTTCCGATTCTGGAGTGAGAATTATTGCAGAGCCTGGAAGATACTATGTTGCATCGGCTTTTACCCTGGCTGTTAACATAATTGCAAAGAAAGTTGTAATAAAGGAGCAAACTGGTTCTGATGGTATGTATGACTAGGAGAATGTTCAGAACTGATGGCAGACAGATTCAGGATTGTATATTGCCCAAAcccctggaggggtggggtggagcgtGCAGTGGCTTCCATGCATATTGTGCTTCCTGTTGATGGAGGTGGAACCATGCAGTATTGACAGTAGAGGAACTAAAAAAGCAGTTTCATTCAGTTACTACAAagtgcttccatctgaggcttttagctttcttagatacactcaaaatacttagtaggttacaaaaaataggttgtcttaggcacacgTAAATATTTATAgggtcttttgcaacaccctagatAGGGTGGGTATAGGCTAGTGttccttattttaattacgtCGTGGGTGAACAatactagaacagtatcagggatatacaaagcacacaccaaaaaaactcTTAACagaaagtctgactaaacaaactttccctaaattaatcttcctgaagccaaagccctggctccttgtCTTGAACTCGCCAAACTCTGGATGAGAATTTAAGCTTCCTGTCCtttaaggatctgcagagtcattctcctgcagccaacttccatggccacatatcctcctgtgcacctccagccgaGCTGCTTTTAACAAAGAACtcacttcttcctcccaacagctctcgaGGTCCCACCcgcctggtgtgctgattggttgagccctggagttcatcagcctgtcagtcaagacagggttcacttttgGTTAATACTTtagagggagaggagactggtcactacacagCCATTCACTTGTATGGATGAAAGTAAAGGGGCTGGGTTGCCTGCACCTGGAAGCCCAGCCATTAAGAATCAGACCTGCCCTCATCCATATATCGCTTCTATTTCATGATCCATGCAGGAGCAGGAAAGAATCCTGTAGACATTGCTTTCATGTATATAGATGATAAATCAGTAGGATTAAAACATTCATCTCCTCTTTCTGTAGATGAAGAAGAAGCTAATGAGAAAACCCTTATGTACTATGTGAATGATGGAGTATATGGATCTTTTAACTGCATCCTGTATGATCATGCACATGTTAAACCAGTTTTGCAAAAGGTACTGTATGTGGACTAACTTAAAATTCCCATTACTGCTTGTGTATTGTTGGTTGCTTTAACTCTGCCAGATATTCAAGTGTCAAAAGAAGGGAGGGTCCTATAGAGTAGGTGTAGTGTACATCTTGTAATGTTCTGGTCATGAGGCAGTGGAACAAATTCAGAAGACCAGCTTAAGTATGAATCTCTGCATTAACTGCTTGCATTTTAAATTCTTTCCAGAGACCAAAGCCAGATGACCGATACTATTCCTGTAGCATATGGGGACCAACCTGTGATGGCCTAGATCGCATTGTTGAGCGCTGTGGCATGCCGGAACTGCAGGTTGGGGATTGGATGCTCTTTGAGAACATGGGTGCTTATACCGTGGCAGCTGCCTCTACTTTCAACGGATTCCAGAGGCCAACGATACACTATGTAATGTCAAGGCCAGCATGGTTAGTGTCTTAACCTAAGCCAGCGTGGTTTGtaagggctgggagaaactcctaaATTGGATGCAAGTGCAAAAACCAGAGATTGGGGTATTTGAAGCTGCACAGGTTGCAGAATAGTTTTTTTCCCCAGTGGCTGAGATCAGAATGTTAACTCCCTGTGCCTTCCAGTGCCAAGGACCAGCAGAGTTGTACAGGTCACAGAATTGTTTTTCTTGCCCCACCGTAAATGTTGCCATGTtgcatattgtttttaattaatactTGTGAACTGGTGCATGTACTTGGAAGTCATGGTATCTTAGCTGGAGGGTGACTTCATGTGGGTTCCTTCTCATTTGTCTGTTTTTTTCCCCTTATTAGGCAATTGATGGAGCAGATAAGGGAGCAAGGTTTTCAAGCAGAAGTGGAAGAGCAGGATGTCACTTTGCCACTCTCTTGTGCCTGGGAAAGTGGAATTGAACACCATCCAGCAACTTGTGCTTCAGCCAGCATTAATGTATAGATACGGTTTTAGCTAACTTGCAACTTTAGGATTTTTTTAAGGCATTGGGGACCATTAACTTAATTCTTGCtagaatttttaaatgtttgaaagACTAGGGTATGCATTAATGGAATGGAATAGACAGCTAGGGGACAGGGAGGTCACACTTATCTGTGTTCCTATGGAAACTATTTGAATATTGTTTTATATGGATTTTTATTCACTTCAAGTATGCTACTAAAACTGATCTTTGTCTGTCAAACAAGCATTTGTAGCTTGTATATTTGGCAGAAAGTAGTATTGTGACCTGACTGTTTTACAATAAAGTCTATTGAAATAATTGGGTAGCAGTTCTTTGCTATATGTGAACTAAATCCTGGGCTGAATAGATTTAAGATCCTGAGTTGTTGCTCTGGCTTGACGATATTTATATACTTCAGCAGCATCTACAGAATGTATGTGTTCTAACAGGCTGCAAACATACTTCCCCTCATGCTGGCTTTCAATGAGGTGATGCTTATTTTGCTTTTTGACCACTTATTATAAGACCCAGAAAAAAAATAAAGGGATTCTGGAAATAAAGCTTGTATATTGTAATTATGTATACACCCATGACACCCTGTTAAAGTACCTTCTACCTAAATCTAATCTGTTCCATACAAGCTTTGCTTCACACAAACTTATGCAGGTCAGTGAACTATGCTTTGCCTACAGAAGTTCTGTAAATTACCCAAACACGTCTTAATATCTTGTATGGATTAATTACAGTATGCTGTGTTAAGAATACCATTCTTGGCAAAGCTTGCTAACAAAAGCATTTGTGTTATAAAATAGCCAgtatgtaaagttgtgccattgagttggtgtctattCCTGGCTACCatagagccatgtgattttctttggtagaatacggggtgggtttaccattgccatctcccgtgcagtatgaaatgatgcctttcagcatcttcctatattgctgctgcctgatataagtatTTCCtgtaaacataccagtggggatttgaaccagcaacctcttaggTAATGGTAGGTTTGagactgagctgctctttcaGGGCTAGAACTGTGTATGGTGAAGATTTCCGCTTTGACTTGCATCCCATCATGTGCTCTGGTTATTTTAAACAGATTTTATGCCGAAGCCTCATGTGCGACACATTGTAGCACCCACTATGCAAGCTACTTGGAACTGGGCCTCAGATGCCCATAGCTCAGCAGCAGGACATAGCTGTTGTCAAGTCAAACATCTTGTGGTGATGCTTTACTGTATCAACTTGGCAGTGTAGCCTTGCCAGCAATTAAAGGGGGCTAAGAGAAACAGTAATTTTGAGTATGATAGTAACTGCTTCCTTGAGCTCTAAACATTTCTATATCATAGGAGTCGCTGGACAGAAAAAACATTAACCTGTTTCCCAGTAAAAATAGAACACTGATGGCTCCTAGCTAAATGCTGCTGGTGCTAAAAAGCACACACtaattatctatattattaattctccaagatgggccatgcgtggggacgtggtagagaGAAgggattggctgacagagtttgcacctgattgggcagtggtgattccatatgcagatagggagaaggagcctgtgaggacagaagcaccatggtgactgggcagtggggattccctatgcagacaaggaggaggggcctgtgatggttaaggtcagttggaaagcaactgttactggtaggaagatgttcttgattgtagaggagaggaatctatctatatataaaaggacagcaggcaggggtctgcaaaaagatgggtcgtgagggaggaaagagccccttcaggagaagaaggatgcccttgtgtgaattaaatgaggaaacaagatgaacaaaatctattAACTtatggagggaggaagagggagaaaaaacatgaagggagagggaagaaagagtggggcagagccagtggaggagaaagaaaaagaagggaggggggagagagggaagggacgggcctgagcctgtcagcagcctgaggggaatgagcggccatggcagcactagcagcaaggaagggcccagtcaactgctgctgctgtttggggctaccaaggtcactgtcagagggaggcaggcaggcaagggatgggcccgggcctgtcagcggcctgggaagaacgagcggccatggtggtggcagcagcgaggaatggcccagtcaaccactgctgctgctcctggggggaggagcaggagcggggctcgggtgcgggtggggaggtctctggggatagggggctgcagcttggcagcaatgctgcagccacgaccaagaagggtgagggggagggaagcaatgggatggaggaggagcaggagagcagctcaggtgaaggtggggagatcactgaggtgaggggagcaatcaagtactaacacgcagatgctctagagtgtgcaagagttccagcactgaagcggagagaaataaaggcggcggtcaggatgcagaggtggagggccggcaggtgaagccccgccagccaggaggcagtggtggggagaaacaatggtggtggcaaggaggtgggcagacagccCTACCagctggaaggaggaggtgggaggtggtggcgggatggcctggccctggcctgcccaatggggaCAGCTGCGGGGGGAAAGTGAGagcgctgggggggggcagagtgagcaagagcgctgcagggggatgccacaggctcagtgcacagatgctctgtgcggggtcagctagttattattattacattatatcccgctcttcctccaaggatcccagagcagtgtactacatacttaagtttctctttcacaacaaccctgtgaagtaggctaggctgagagagaagtgactggcccagagtcacccagccagtattatggctgaatggggatttgagcttgggtCTAAAACAAAGCAAATCCTACTTAAGCAAGGTAGGATTTGCTTGTTAACAATGTTCTATGAACAGAGTTCTTCATAGACAACAACCTCgtatattataaatatatactgcttttccacaaaaatgcactcaaagtggcttacaaagatGGCTTCCTGTATGGCGCTCACACCAACCTCCATTAAAGAAATGCTGCGGGTTGCAGAGGGACAGTTATTTTCCCACTGCTAAATGTAAGAATTACCTTAAAAGGAGCTTCTAAGTTCAATTTCCAGGAATGCTAATATGCAGAACACCCCTTCTGACAGCAAGAAGCATTTTGAAGCCTCTTGTGAAGTG encodes:
- the ODC1 gene encoding ornithine decarboxylase — protein: MNNFSGGEFNFTFLDEGFTAKDILDQKINEVSSSDDKDAFYVADLGDILKKHLRWRKALPRVSPFYAVKCNDSIAIVKTLAALGAGFDCASKTEIQLVQSIGVPPERIIYANPCKQVSQIKHAANNGVQMMTFDSEVELTKVARAHPKAKLVLRIATDDSKAVCRLSVKFGATVRTSRLLLERAKELHIDIIGVSFHVGSGCTDPDTFVQAIYDARCVFDMGAEFGFNMYLLDIGGGFPGSEDVKLKFEEITNVINPALDRYFPSDSGVRIIAEPGRYYVASAFTLAVNIIAKKVVIKEQTGSDDEEEANEKTLMYYVNDGVYGSFNCILYDHAHVKPVLQKRPKPDDRYYSCSIWGPTCDGLDRIVERCGMPELQVGDWMLFENMGAYTVAAASTFNGFQRPTIHYVMSRPAWQLMEQIREQGFQAEVEEQDVTLPLSCAWESGIEHHPATCASASINV